A part of Myxococcus landrumus genomic DNA contains:
- a CDS encoding right-handed parallel beta-helix repeat-containing protein, which produces MDQSASKSARCFSLALVLGMFVAACSSTPGKPPGGEPDAGPQPGGESDAGPLPERDAGPVVEVPDDGGTVITDTLAGTLTERGSPYRIVGDARGIVRIPKGQVLTVEPGVILDFVGTPRVTLADVEASAPDSVMNNQDGRVELQVYGGIRVHGSAEKPVSFTSSNPHGWWGMNFFGDQSVGDGHPVFEHMVFEQVRKVNYNGDRDRTRGAMWAFYPGPVTITDSVFRNNESSAKCGALDLMFTVGSRVENTLFENNRTWDIDRFAAEGSSSMAGGGAMCITHGRDSVVRGNTFRNNLLRAFRGSLRSALSPRPLLTWPNAQNIRDLGGGGALHYFQPNNDLVEKNRFEGNIVTQGPAAAIYLEDMGTRALTLRGNEFIGNQAGAGGVVVCSRGSGGVELVVTPDNVFTSNTVNGAPAPNVSGDCDTATR; this is translated from the coding sequence ATGGACCAATCCGCTTCCAAGTCCGCCAGGTGTTTCTCGCTGGCCCTCGTGTTGGGGATGTTCGTCGCCGCTTGTTCCTCCACGCCGGGAAAGCCTCCGGGAGGTGAGCCCGACGCGGGCCCGCAGCCCGGCGGTGAGTCCGACGCGGGCCCGCTGCCTGAACGGGACGCGGGCCCCGTGGTGGAGGTACCGGATGACGGCGGCACCGTCATCACGGACACGCTGGCCGGGACGCTGACGGAGCGGGGCTCGCCCTATCGCATCGTCGGTGATGCGCGCGGCATCGTCCGCATTCCCAAGGGCCAGGTGCTCACGGTGGAGCCGGGCGTCATCCTGGACTTCGTGGGCACGCCGCGCGTGACGTTGGCGGACGTGGAGGCCTCCGCGCCCGACAGCGTGATGAACAACCAGGATGGCCGCGTGGAGCTCCAGGTGTACGGCGGCATCCGGGTGCATGGCTCGGCGGAGAAGCCCGTGTCCTTCACCTCCAGCAATCCCCATGGCTGGTGGGGGATGAACTTCTTCGGCGACCAGTCCGTGGGCGACGGGCACCCCGTCTTCGAGCACATGGTCTTCGAGCAGGTGCGCAAGGTGAACTACAACGGCGACCGGGACCGGACGCGCGGCGCGATGTGGGCCTTCTATCCAGGGCCGGTGACCATCACGGACTCGGTGTTCCGCAACAACGAGTCCTCCGCGAAGTGCGGCGCGTTGGACCTGATGTTCACCGTGGGCTCGCGCGTGGAGAACACGCTGTTCGAGAACAACCGCACGTGGGACATCGACCGCTTCGCCGCGGAGGGCTCGTCCTCCATGGCGGGCGGCGGCGCGATGTGCATCACGCACGGGCGTGACTCGGTGGTGCGCGGCAACACCTTCCGGAACAACCTCCTGAGGGCCTTCCGGGGCTCGCTCCGGAGCGCGCTCTCGCCCCGTCCCCTGCTCACGTGGCCCAACGCGCAGAACATCCGCGACCTGGGCGGCGGCGGCGCGCTGCACTACTTCCAGCCGAACAACGACCTGGTCGAGAAGAACCGCTTCGAGGGCAACATCGTGACGCAGGGCCCGGCCGCCGCCATCTACCTGGAGGACATGGGCACGCGTGCGCTCACGCTGCGTGGCAACGAGTTCATCGGCAACCAGGCCGGAGCGGGCGGCGTGGTGGTGTGCAGCCGGGGCAGCGGCGGGGTGGAGCTGGTGGTGACGCCCGACAACGTCTTCACCAGCAACACGGTGAACGGCGCCCCGGCGCCCAACGTGTCCGGCGACTGCGACACCGCGACGAGGTAG
- a CDS encoding LysR family transcriptional regulator, producing the protein MNVTLEQARALDALARHGTFAAAAQALGKGHTAVLYTLRTLEAQTELELLDRRGYRTRLTPAGERVLEHCRKLLAAERELEATCAEIRAGWEPTLRIVFDGVFPAEPLLRVVKALRAEGAGTRFHVSSEFLAGVEAAFVRDEADLMVSVLPPSLPGLRGYALPELKALLVAHRSHPLARRRRGTIQEEELSEHLLLTVRGSDPRLQLSTVSLELRSTVHLNDFAAKKAAILEGLGYGWLPEHLATRELRRGELKLLKPASGSTHAFLPKLHHRTGVRLGRAARRVVKALTGTEPPQ; encoded by the coding sequence ATGAACGTCACCCTGGAGCAGGCCCGGGCGTTGGACGCACTCGCCCGCCACGGCACTTTCGCCGCCGCGGCGCAGGCGTTGGGCAAGGGGCACACCGCCGTTCTCTACACGCTGCGTACGCTCGAAGCGCAGACGGAGCTGGAGCTGCTGGACCGGCGCGGCTACCGGACGCGGCTGACGCCCGCGGGAGAGCGCGTGCTGGAGCATTGCCGCAAGCTCCTCGCGGCGGAGAGGGAACTGGAGGCCACGTGCGCGGAGATTCGCGCGGGCTGGGAGCCCACGCTGCGCATCGTGTTCGACGGCGTCTTCCCCGCTGAGCCACTGCTACGCGTAGTGAAGGCGCTGCGGGCCGAAGGCGCGGGCACGCGGTTTCATGTCTCGTCCGAATTCCTGGCGGGTGTGGAGGCAGCCTTCGTGCGGGACGAGGCGGATTTGATGGTGTCCGTATTGCCCCCCTCCCTGCCGGGATTGCGCGGGTACGCGCTTCCGGAGCTCAAGGCGCTGCTGGTGGCGCACCGCTCCCATCCGCTGGCGCGGCGGCGGCGCGGCACCATCCAGGAGGAGGAGCTGTCCGAGCACCTGCTGCTCACCGTGCGCGGCTCCGACCCGAGGCTCCAGTTGAGCACCGTCTCCCTGGAGCTGCGCTCCACGGTGCACCTCAATGACTTCGCGGCGAAGAAGGCCGCCATCCTGGAGGGGCTGGGCTACGGCTGGCTCCCAGAGCACCTGGCCACGCGGGAGCTGCGGCGCGGAGAGCTCAAGCTGCTCAAGCCCGCGAGCGGCTCCACGCACGCGTTCCTGCCCAAGCTGCACCACCGCACTGGCGTGAGGCTGGGCCGCGCCGCCCGCCGCGTGGTGAAGGCGCTCACCGGGACGGAGCCGCCCCAGTGA
- a CDS encoding outer membrane beta-barrel protein, producing the protein MTGRLSWALAAAVALGSAGASAEDIQETRYSAPTGLQLTVGLGFQAGAGYVYKNSTRLDQSIGDVKLADAANGAVPVLVELGYRVTPNWFVGAYGSYSYIITKESPLTCPSGWDCSASQLRFGPHIQYHFSPEASFDPFVGVGFGMVILSNKNSGTIQVPTPQGVVSGKLELDSQTRGPEFVNVTVGGKWRLGHSLSFGPYLTGTYASYTARSGTTTTTLPAPLPSGTTPLPYADDGPYGLIMLGVRASWNI; encoded by the coding sequence ATGACGGGACGGCTGAGTTGGGCCCTTGCAGCGGCGGTCGCATTGGGTTCGGCGGGCGCGAGCGCGGAAGACATCCAGGAGACGAGGTACAGCGCGCCCACCGGTTTGCAGCTCACGGTCGGCCTGGGATTCCAGGCGGGTGCTGGCTACGTCTACAAGAACAGTACGCGGTTGGACCAGAGCATCGGCGACGTGAAGCTCGCTGACGCGGCCAACGGCGCGGTGCCGGTGTTGGTGGAGTTGGGCTACCGCGTGACGCCCAACTGGTTCGTGGGTGCCTACGGCAGCTACTCGTACATCATCACGAAGGAGAGCCCGCTGACGTGTCCGAGCGGCTGGGACTGCTCGGCGTCGCAGCTGCGTTTCGGTCCCCACATCCAGTACCACTTCTCGCCGGAGGCCTCGTTCGACCCGTTCGTCGGCGTCGGCTTCGGCATGGTGATTCTGTCGAACAAGAACTCGGGCACCATCCAGGTCCCCACGCCGCAAGGTGTCGTGTCGGGGAAGCTGGAGCTGGACAGCCAGACGCGCGGCCCCGAGTTCGTCAACGTCACCGTGGGCGGCAAGTGGCGCCTGGGGCACTCGTTGTCGTTCGGTCCGTACCTCACGGGCACGTACGCGAGCTACACCGCGCGCTCGGGCACGACCACCACCACGCTGCCCGCGCCGCTGCCCTCCGGGACGACGCCGCTGCCGTACGCGGATGACGGCCCGTACGGTCTCATCATGCTGGGCGTCCGAGCCAGCTGGAACATCTGA
- a CDS encoding SBBP repeat-containing protein gives MVWKWWWCGVASAVSLWGALPASAQSLSPPVWQQQLGSDADELAMAVATVGDAVYLAGHTAGQLGEETSWGGQDVFVAKHDATDGSLQWVRHVGTAMNDRALAVTADLDGNVYVAGHTWGSFLPYLNAGGSDFFVLKLDGTGALKWVRQFGTNTDDFATGLAVTRRPEQHGLFLSGYSLGRLDGSPTPGNYDVVVAKLDTGGNPYWMQQFGTNRNDVALGVALSAAEDVYLVGHTMGSLDGVTLPGTTVDLFVAKYNVRGEAQWLRQLGSNSDEYGTGIAVDEEGSAYVSGYTYGALAGNTRVGMYDAVLVKYDAAGVFQWARQPGTTSTDYAQGVAVGFQGEIHLVGHTSGALDGNVALGSSDVFLTTYDVSGQWMGTRQVGTNALDRGQAVAVGDDGGVYVAGYTWGSLPGQASAGAYDALLLRF, from the coding sequence ATGGTCTGGAAGTGGTGGTGGTGTGGAGTCGCGAGCGCGGTATCCCTGTGGGGAGCCCTGCCCGCGAGCGCTCAATCCCTGTCGCCACCTGTCTGGCAGCAACAACTGGGCAGCGACGCGGATGAGCTGGCCATGGCGGTCGCCACCGTGGGCGATGCCGTCTACCTGGCGGGGCACACCGCCGGGCAGTTGGGTGAAGAGACTTCGTGGGGTGGCCAGGACGTCTTCGTCGCGAAGCACGACGCGACGGACGGCTCGCTCCAGTGGGTGCGTCACGTGGGCACGGCGATGAATGACCGCGCGCTGGCGGTGACGGCGGACCTGGACGGCAACGTCTACGTCGCGGGCCACACGTGGGGCAGCTTCCTGCCGTACCTCAACGCGGGCGGCTCCGACTTCTTCGTGCTGAAGCTGGACGGGACGGGCGCGCTGAAGTGGGTGCGGCAGTTCGGGACGAACACGGATGACTTCGCGACGGGACTGGCCGTCACGCGCCGCCCGGAGCAGCACGGGCTCTTCCTCTCCGGCTATTCGCTGGGCCGGTTGGATGGCTCGCCCACGCCGGGCAACTACGACGTGGTGGTGGCCAAGCTCGACACGGGCGGCAATCCCTACTGGATGCAGCAGTTCGGCACGAACCGGAACGACGTCGCGCTGGGCGTGGCGCTGAGCGCGGCCGAGGACGTGTACCTGGTGGGCCACACGATGGGCAGCCTGGACGGCGTCACGCTTCCCGGCACCACCGTGGACCTCTTCGTGGCCAAGTACAACGTGCGCGGCGAGGCGCAGTGGCTGCGTCAGCTCGGCTCCAACAGCGACGAGTACGGCACGGGCATCGCGGTGGATGAGGAGGGCTCGGCCTACGTCTCCGGCTACACCTACGGCGCGCTGGCGGGGAACACCCGCGTGGGCATGTATGACGCGGTGCTGGTGAAGTACGACGCGGCGGGTGTCTTTCAATGGGCGCGGCAGCCGGGCACGACGAGCACGGACTACGCGCAAGGCGTCGCGGTGGGGTTCCAGGGGGAGATTCACCTCGTGGGCCACACCTCGGGGGCGTTGGACGGAAACGTGGCGCTGGGTAGCAGCGACGTGTTCCTGACGACCTACGACGTGTCGGGCCAGTGGATGGGGACGCGGCAGGTGGGCACGAATGCCCTGGACCGCGGACAAGCGGTGGCCGTGGGTGACGATGGGGGCGTGTACGTGGCGGGCTACACCTGGGGCAGCCTGCCCGGGCAGGCCAGCGCGGGCGCCTACGACGCCCTGCTCCTGCGCTTCTGA
- the rpiA gene encoding ribose-5-phosphate isomerase RpiA, whose protein sequence is MEHDSASRTEHDKRAAAEAAVDRFFLPGMCVGLGSGSTAAFAVRRLAALREQGRLLDVSGVPTSRATEALARELGIPLITLDEHPTLDVTIDGADEVAPDLSVIKGGGGALLREKIVAQASRRVVIIADVTKLSPRLGTHWPVPVEVLPFGWRSQQQFLESLGARVVPRVRENGMPYLTDQGNRVLDCAWGPIDAPDALASRMAARAGIVEHGLFLREATDLVVAGPRGVEHRARPS, encoded by the coding sequence ATGGAGCACGACTCGGCCTCGCGGACGGAGCACGACAAGCGCGCGGCCGCGGAGGCGGCGGTGGACCGCTTCTTCCTGCCAGGGATGTGTGTGGGGTTGGGCTCCGGCAGCACGGCGGCCTTCGCGGTGAGACGGCTGGCGGCGCTGCGCGAGCAGGGGCGGCTGCTCGACGTGTCGGGGGTTCCCACGTCGCGCGCCACCGAGGCGCTGGCGCGGGAGCTGGGCATTCCACTCATCACGCTGGATGAGCACCCCACGCTGGATGTCACCATCGACGGCGCGGACGAAGTGGCGCCGGACCTCTCCGTCATCAAGGGCGGAGGGGGCGCGCTGCTGCGCGAGAAGATTGTCGCGCAGGCCAGCCGGCGCGTCGTCATCATCGCGGACGTGACGAAGCTGTCACCCCGGCTGGGCACCCACTGGCCGGTGCCGGTGGAGGTGCTGCCCTTTGGCTGGCGCTCGCAGCAGCAGTTCCTCGAGTCCTTGGGTGCGCGCGTGGTGCCTCGCGTGCGCGAGAATGGGATGCCCTACCTCACGGACCAGGGCAACCGGGTGCTCGACTGCGCGTGGGGTCCCATCGATGCACCGGACGCGCTGGCTTCGCGCATGGCGGCGCGCGCGGGCATCGTCGAACATGGACTTTTCCTGCGTGAGGCGACGGACCTCGTGGTGGCGGGACCTCGAGGTGTCGAGCATCGCGCTCGTCCATCGTGA
- a CDS encoding DUF1592 domain-containing protein has translation MRIIRSCLPAALMLVTASCSDDKPGGRAPEVSEAAPARVRRLTRAEYDNSVFTVVKHPTPVPMAQLLAPEDAILGFTTHDRLQVTSLLADQLDTIADQNWAPVALGTLASEYECAGSKDEEACARSFIKALGARAFRREVLAEEEADLLELWRAVRKESEPKKAAEFVIQAVLTSASFLYRTELGEPGKPGAVVWLTQREIASALAFAITGGPPDAELLAAADADKLVTADAREAQARRLLKTKESQAYLERFIVEWLGLSGLNSINKNNQVFPDFSAAFKDSSRMETMTFINHVVANEGASVKELLGANYTFADGRMSEFYGTTSTPDGTRGRVPLPANRVGILTHASVLTTYSLFDSSSPIRRGKFVLTRLLCREVPPPPPSIIIIPPAVTPDSTTRARFAAHTDNPTCAGCHRQLDPIGFGMEDYDGLGKYRTKENGLDVDASGSVEHSNGKFTFKGGAQLAKFLAESDDVAECVPLQLFRYVMGRDEDTVDSSMLADMRGRFRADPKLKLGDALVGLVRSPYFVHRRNP, from the coding sequence ATGCGAATCATTCGTTCATGCCTTCCCGCGGCACTGATGTTGGTGACCGCATCCTGCTCGGACGACAAACCCGGAGGGCGCGCTCCAGAGGTCTCAGAAGCGGCGCCCGCGCGAGTGCGGCGGCTCACGCGCGCGGAATACGACAACAGTGTCTTTACCGTGGTGAAGCACCCCACGCCGGTGCCCATGGCGCAATTGCTGGCGCCCGAGGACGCCATCCTGGGCTTCACCACGCATGACCGCTTGCAGGTGACGTCGCTGCTGGCGGACCAGCTCGACACCATCGCCGACCAGAACTGGGCGCCCGTCGCGCTGGGCACGCTGGCCAGCGAGTATGAGTGCGCGGGGAGCAAGGACGAGGAGGCGTGTGCCCGTTCCTTCATCAAGGCGCTGGGCGCGCGCGCCTTCCGGCGGGAGGTGCTGGCGGAGGAGGAGGCGGACCTGCTGGAGCTGTGGAGGGCGGTGCGCAAGGAATCGGAGCCGAAGAAGGCGGCCGAGTTCGTCATCCAGGCCGTGCTGACGTCGGCGTCGTTCCTCTACCGCACGGAGCTGGGCGAGCCCGGCAAGCCGGGCGCCGTGGTGTGGCTGACGCAGCGGGAGATTGCCTCCGCGCTGGCCTTCGCCATCACCGGTGGACCTCCGGACGCGGAGCTGCTCGCGGCGGCGGACGCGGACAAGCTCGTGACGGCGGATGCGCGCGAGGCCCAGGCGCGGCGCCTGCTGAAGACGAAGGAGTCCCAGGCCTACCTGGAGCGCTTCATCGTCGAGTGGCTGGGCCTGTCCGGGCTGAACAGCATCAACAAGAACAACCAGGTGTTCCCTGACTTCAGCGCGGCCTTCAAGGACTCCAGCCGCATGGAGACGATGACGTTCATCAACCACGTCGTCGCCAACGAAGGGGCCTCGGTGAAGGAGCTGCTGGGCGCGAACTACACCTTCGCGGACGGGCGCATGTCTGAGTTCTATGGCACGACGTCCACTCCGGACGGCACCCGGGGCCGCGTGCCGCTGCCGGCCAACCGCGTGGGCATCCTCACCCACGCGAGCGTGCTGACGACCTACTCGCTGTTCGACTCCAGCTCGCCCATCCGCCGCGGCAAGTTCGTCCTCACGCGCCTGTTGTGCCGGGAAGTTCCTCCGCCGCCGCCGTCCATCATCATCATCCCGCCCGCCGTCACGCCGGACAGCACCACCCGGGCGCGCTTCGCCGCGCACACCGACAACCCCACGTGCGCGGGCTGCCACCGGCAGCTGGACCCCATCGGCTTCGGCATGGAGGACTACGACGGCCTGGGCAAGTACCGCACGAAGGAGAACGGGCTGGACGTGGATGCCAGCGGCTCCGTCGAGCACTCCAACGGCAAGTTCACCTTCAAGGGGGGCGCGCAGCTGGCGAAGTTCCTCGCGGAAAGCGACGACGTGGCGGAGTGCGTGCCGCTGCAGCTCTTCCGCTACGTCATGGGCCGGGATGAGGACACCGTGGACTCGTCGATGCTCGCGGACATGCGCGGGCGCTTCCGCGCGGACCCGAAGCTGAAGCTGGGTGACGCCCTGGTGGGCCTCGTCCGTTCCCCGTATTTCGTCCACCGCCGCAACCCCTGA
- a CDS encoding DUF1552 domain-containing protein, which yields MLRELSRRSLLKTLAGSAAALPLANLLGTTNAYAQGTASPMRFIAIFTPHGCLPEYWNPQGEGEGFSLNFPNSMLQPLEAHKSKLLVLDGLDYQVLYEHGLTGHEGGPLTFLTGSKVNTASGDDLPENASLDQVLAAQAHIGGSTKFRSIQLNAWEQFGGQHVYNSISFTANGGRVPFERNPAGAFQRLFGTAPSPTTDPVEAGRSTTRRRSLLNYLVKDAERLRNRLAGAEREKLETHLESLHDIERRLGALSLTPPGLAPAPAPAEGDCSGTNGPPNYDVGSLGNLSLMPALTKLHMDVITRAFACDLTRVVTLTIPGPSMPWLNIHEDTHNDLAHRLDVTDPTEKARIRGKMVQVQRWYAEQVAYLMSGLASIPEGSGTVLDNTLILWGNELGDSTGHMNVRVPTVLAGGAAGKFRMGRFLRLRPAGSNPLGNWDGPGSPLPGAVAHNKLLVSIAQAFGVNVNTFGHPDFKGPLSGLT from the coding sequence ATGCTTCGAGAACTTTCACGTCGCTCTCTTCTCAAGACACTGGCGGGCTCGGCCGCGGCGCTGCCCCTGGCCAACCTGCTGGGCACCACGAATGCGTATGCGCAGGGCACCGCGTCGCCCATGCGCTTCATCGCCATCTTCACGCCGCACGGCTGCCTGCCGGAGTACTGGAACCCGCAGGGGGAGGGCGAGGGCTTCTCGCTCAACTTCCCCAACTCCATGCTCCAGCCGCTGGAGGCCCACAAGTCCAAGCTGCTGGTGCTGGATGGCCTGGACTACCAGGTGCTCTACGAGCACGGGCTGACGGGCCACGAGGGTGGCCCCTTGACGTTCCTCACCGGCAGCAAGGTCAACACCGCCAGCGGCGATGACCTGCCGGAGAACGCGTCGCTGGACCAGGTGCTCGCGGCGCAGGCCCACATCGGCGGCTCCACGAAGTTCCGCTCCATCCAGCTCAACGCGTGGGAGCAGTTCGGCGGCCAGCACGTCTACAACAGCATCAGCTTCACCGCGAACGGTGGACGCGTGCCCTTCGAGCGCAACCCGGCGGGCGCCTTCCAGCGCCTGTTCGGCACCGCGCCCTCCCCGACGACGGACCCGGTGGAGGCGGGGCGCTCGACGACGCGCCGCCGCAGCCTCCTGAACTACCTGGTCAAGGACGCCGAGCGGCTTCGCAACCGGCTGGCGGGCGCGGAGCGGGAGAAGCTGGAGACGCATCTGGAGTCTCTGCACGACATCGAGCGGCGGCTGGGGGCGCTGAGCCTGACGCCTCCGGGGCTGGCCCCCGCACCGGCGCCCGCCGAGGGCGACTGCAGCGGGACGAACGGGCCGCCGAACTACGACGTGGGCTCGCTCGGCAATCTCTCGCTCATGCCGGCGCTGACGAAGCTGCACATGGACGTCATCACCCGCGCGTTCGCCTGTGACTTGACGCGTGTGGTGACGCTGACGATTCCGGGGCCGTCCATGCCGTGGCTCAACATCCACGAGGACACGCACAACGACCTGGCGCACCGGCTGGACGTCACGGACCCCACGGAGAAGGCGAGGATTCGCGGGAAGATGGTCCAGGTGCAGCGCTGGTACGCCGAGCAGGTGGCGTATCTGATGTCGGGCCTGGCCTCCATCCCGGAGGGCAGCGGCACGGTGCTGGACAACACGCTCATCCTCTGGGGCAACGAGCTGGGGGATTCGACGGGCCACATGAACGTGCGCGTGCCCACGGTGCTCGCGGGCGGCGCGGCGGGGAAGTTCCGCATGGGCCGCTTCCTGCGGCTGCGTCCCGCGGGCTCCAACCCGCTGGGCAACTGGGATGGCCCGGGCTCGCCGCTGCCGGGCGCGGTGGCACACAACAAGCTGCTGGTGTCCATTGCCCAGGCCTTCGGGGTGAACGTGAACACCTTCGGCCATCCGGACTTCAAGGGCCCGCTGTCGGGCCTGACCTGA
- a CDS encoding metal-dependent hydrolase: MDNLTHGLLGLAVGALRRPDVAPDSPERASPTDRAVLLASVLAAELPDLDTLLARGDAVTVALHAHRGLSHSLFFAPVVALAATLIARACFRGARWRPVLLTSLSSVLFAHLLPDLWTGWGTRVLLPFSDARLSLDWTVVVDPWVTLPLVMGAGVAWRKRALWRKAVLVGFACSMAYVGARVAVWGALTRRVAQAYPQAEAVRVFPAPLSFSAWRYVARLPGSALAAGDVTLLGAPREARQVSAPEDALPAELRDVPTVREALAWARFPVVTVKPVDSGREVHIADLRYHLRGEPTLTFVVRVGPTGTVEDARLERGGSASELLRRWRGDGTKTQ; the protein is encoded by the coding sequence ATGGACAACCTCACCCACGGGCTTCTTGGATTGGCGGTGGGCGCGCTGCGCCGGCCCGACGTGGCGCCCGACTCACCGGAGCGCGCGTCGCCCACGGACCGCGCGGTGCTCCTGGCGAGCGTCCTGGCCGCCGAGCTGCCCGACCTGGACACGCTCCTGGCCCGGGGAGACGCGGTGACGGTGGCGCTGCACGCGCACCGCGGCCTGTCCCACTCGCTCTTCTTCGCGCCCGTCGTCGCGCTGGCGGCCACCCTCATCGCCCGGGCCTGCTTTCGCGGCGCGCGGTGGCGGCCCGTGCTCCTCACCAGCCTGTCGTCCGTGCTGTTCGCGCACCTGCTGCCGGACCTGTGGACGGGCTGGGGCACCCGCGTGCTGCTGCCCTTCTCCGACGCGAGGCTCAGCCTGGACTGGACGGTGGTGGTGGACCCGTGGGTGACGCTGCCGCTCGTCATGGGCGCGGGGGTGGCGTGGCGCAAGCGGGCGCTGTGGCGAAAGGCCGTGCTCGTGGGCTTCGCGTGCTCCATGGCCTACGTGGGCGCCCGCGTCGCGGTCTGGGGCGCGCTCACGCGGCGGGTGGCCCAGGCCTATCCGCAGGCGGAGGCCGTGCGCGTGTTCCCCGCACCGCTGTCCTTCAGCGCATGGCGCTACGTGGCGCGGCTGCCCGGCTCCGCGCTCGCGGCGGGGGACGTCACCCTGCTGGGAGCACCGCGAGAGGCGCGTCAGGTCTCCGCACCGGAGGACGCGCTGCCCGCGGAGCTGCGCGACGTGCCCACGGTGCGCGAGGCCCTGGCCTGGGCGCGCTTCCCCGTGGTGACGGTGAAGCCCGTGGACTCAGGCCGCGAGGTGCACATCGCCGACCTGCGCTACCACCTGCGCGGCGAGCCCACGCTCACGTTCGTCGTGCGGGTGGGCCCCACGGGGACGGTGGAGGACGCCCGGCTGGAGCGAGGCGGCAGCGCCTCCGAGCTCCTGCGCCGCTGGCGGGGTGACGGGACGAAGACGCAGTAG
- a CDS encoding pectin acetylesterase-family hydrolase, producing the protein MKRVLVACLAVAALMVPSAARSEVVMSSIVDVLVDGGNNYPWQKVELPGTKCGNGSQFKFFVHKTNSPNVLMLLEGGGACWDYDTCSGRAGVLGAANPNGISDDYITQFTAKYVSPLVNGADPGLPGRSKTDLVTKGWNIVYVPYCTGDVHVGNNVKTYVDSTGQNPPLTWHHSGYTNTLAVANYAKSQFPNAQKFLMTGYSAGGTATSAGYYFVRRIMNPARGYLLNDSGPIFLAPNANFKSRALHTKIRESWDLDSVFGQLPASFDRNDFGSINRMVAQEFPNDQLAYTGYTRDYNYSRFSYDRFHSPNDQESVLGYWKGDQDALVTELNKYNNYSYFIPHHRAINSSHCSTIITFIGSHACQQMEKKRYWYEYMEFPWGQTYKCYSEFVGMDVFLSRWVNGNQRVRIYEPANGYNNEDPGMQIVAPLINGALGG; encoded by the coding sequence ATGAAGCGCGTACTCGTGGCGTGCCTTGCTGTCGCCGCGCTGATGGTCCCCAGCGCCGCCCGCTCGGAAGTCGTGATGTCGTCCATCGTCGATGTGCTGGTGGATGGTGGCAACAACTACCCCTGGCAGAAGGTGGAGCTGCCTGGGACCAAGTGTGGCAATGGTTCCCAGTTCAAGTTCTTCGTCCACAAGACGAACTCTCCCAACGTGCTGATGCTGCTGGAAGGTGGCGGCGCGTGCTGGGACTACGACACCTGTAGCGGCCGCGCGGGCGTGCTGGGCGCGGCGAACCCGAACGGCATCTCCGACGACTACATCACCCAGTTCACCGCGAAGTATGTCTCGCCGTTGGTCAACGGCGCGGACCCGGGCCTGCCGGGCCGCAGCAAGACGGACCTGGTGACCAAGGGCTGGAACATCGTCTACGTGCCGTACTGCACCGGCGACGTGCACGTGGGCAACAACGTGAAGACGTACGTGGACAGCACGGGGCAGAACCCGCCGCTGACCTGGCACCACAGCGGCTACACCAACACGCTGGCGGTGGCGAACTACGCCAAGTCGCAGTTCCCCAATGCCCAGAAGTTCCTGATGACGGGCTACAGCGCGGGCGGCACGGCCACCTCCGCGGGCTACTACTTCGTGCGCCGCATCATGAACCCGGCGCGGGGCTATCTGCTCAACGACTCCGGCCCCATCTTCCTGGCGCCCAACGCCAACTTCAAGTCGCGCGCCCTGCACACCAAGATTCGCGAGTCGTGGGACCTGGACTCGGTGTTCGGCCAGCTGCCCGCGTCGTTCGACCGCAACGACTTCGGCAGCATCAACCGCATGGTCGCGCAGGAGTTCCCCAACGACCAGCTCGCGTACACGGGCTACACGCGCGACTACAACTACTCGCGCTTCTCCTACGACCGCTTCCACTCGCCCAATGACCAGGAGAGCGTGCTGGGCTACTGGAAGGGCGACCAGGACGCGCTCGTCACCGAGCTGAACAAGTACAACAACTACAGCTACTTCATCCCCCACCACCGCGCCATCAACTCCAGCCACTGCAGCACCATCATCACCTTCATCGGCTCGCACGCCTGCCAGCAGATGGAGAAGAAGCGGTACTGGTACGAGTACATGGAGTTCCCCTGGGGCCAGACGTACAAGTGCTACAGCGAGTTCGTGGGCATGGACGTGTTCCTGTCCCGCTGGGTCAACGGCAACCAGCGCGTGCGCATCTACGAGCCGGCGAACGGCTACAACAACGAGGACCCGGGCATGCAGATTGTCGCGCCGCTCATCAACGGCGCGCTGGGCGGGTAG